One genomic segment of Microbacterium sp. ProA8 includes these proteins:
- a CDS encoding tetratricopeptide repeat protein, with amino-acid sequence MTDPTLGASLRGAVDLSTLRNRPAATAATAPGEEAPAGSAVVVPSLVLDVTDETFPQVLELSRTVPVVVDLWAEWCGPCKQLSPVLEKVVLELGGRLVLAKVDVDANPQLSQAFRAQSIPMVVALVAGQPVQMFTGAVPEQQVREVFAQLLQLAAQNGVTGSAAVDGQAPDEAPAEPPLPPLHAEAFEAIEEGDYARAVAAYEKALAENPRDAEARAGLGQVRLLLRVQNVDLQAARAAAASAPQDVEAQFTVADLDISGGHVEDAFGRLLDLFAALPDEERTPVRERLLELFALVGDADPRVIAARSRLASLLF; translated from the coding sequence GTGACCGATCCCACTCTGGGCGCCTCGCTGCGCGGTGCCGTCGACCTGTCCACCCTCCGGAACCGGCCCGCCGCCACCGCGGCGACTGCCCCGGGTGAGGAAGCGCCCGCGGGCAGCGCCGTCGTGGTGCCGTCGCTGGTCCTGGACGTCACCGATGAGACGTTCCCGCAGGTTCTGGAGCTCTCGCGGACCGTCCCCGTGGTCGTCGACCTGTGGGCCGAGTGGTGCGGGCCGTGCAAGCAGCTGAGCCCGGTGCTCGAGAAGGTCGTGCTCGAGCTCGGAGGACGACTGGTCCTCGCAAAGGTCGACGTCGACGCCAACCCGCAGCTTTCGCAGGCATTCCGCGCCCAGTCGATCCCGATGGTCGTCGCCCTCGTCGCCGGACAGCCCGTGCAGATGTTCACCGGTGCGGTGCCCGAGCAGCAGGTGCGCGAGGTGTTCGCGCAGCTCCTTCAGCTCGCGGCGCAGAACGGCGTGACCGGCTCGGCAGCCGTCGACGGACAGGCTCCGGACGAGGCACCGGCCGAGCCCCCTCTGCCGCCGTTGCACGCAGAGGCCTTCGAGGCGATCGAAGAGGGCGACTACGCCCGCGCGGTCGCCGCATACGAGAAGGCCCTCGCCGAGAACCCCCGCGACGCCGAGGCCCGCGCCGGGCTCGGTCAGGTGCGTCTGCTCCTTCGCGTGCAGAATGTCGATCTCCAGGCGGCACGTGCGGCTGCGGCATCCGCCCCCCAGGACGTCGAGGCGCAGTTCACCGTCGCCGATCTCGACATCTCGGGCGGCCACGTCGAGGATGCCTTCGGTCGTCTGCTCGACCTGTTCGCGGCACTGCCCGACGAGGAGCGCACGCCGGTGCGTGAGCGCCTGCTGGAGCTGTTCGCGCTCGTCGGCGACGCCGACCCGCGCGTCATCGCGGCGCGCAGTCGCCTCGCTTCGCTGCTGTTCTGA
- a CDS encoding glycosyl transferase, translating to MRFVWAVAAFVLATVMIGAGIAQRTIFQGPRTETTAISVEEETPYLLIDGAVLNQMPGTQTLRAQAEGDIFASYGRTADMESWLSDTTYTHVTLTGDGEVETVVVEPEVDAIAGATPEAPAEGAAPEETAAEPAADAPGRSPVGSDLWLDEYQQKDLLIAPLQLPAEMSVLVAADGTAPAPSRVTVTWPLQTSTPWAGPLIVGGAILMVVGVFLYILGIRHARRKRGPRRKGLPLPVTEPIDIAIDGDDKGVISSSPTSRRAVASGRRAFAVLPVVAVSALLFTGCSADAWPQLAPSPTPSPTATVIAPEGQQAPAVTKAQAERILTRIASTVAEADAALDGDLADTRLEGAALAARDTFYKLRASLPEYPAPAPILSKPLEIILPQAYDGWPRSVIAVADDEESKTSSIMVLTQQDQWADYKLGYVGSLEASTSLPDLAPSYIGAPAVEPDSPFLVMPPDQIAAAYADIINQGEASQFYDLFEVEGDQLRTSIDADRQRRLEDFNKTAASTGKLEFSSAAGPQAPFALQTVESGAIVAVNINEIDTATPTVVEAVIKVADNPPVKTLAGADQSPTGFETTYSDQVFFYVPGPGSNEKIRLLGYSSDILDARILP from the coding sequence GTGCGTTTCGTGTGGGCCGTGGCGGCGTTCGTGCTCGCCACCGTGATGATCGGTGCGGGGATCGCCCAGCGGACGATCTTCCAGGGACCCAGGACTGAGACCACGGCGATCTCCGTCGAGGAGGAGACGCCGTATCTCCTTATCGACGGCGCCGTCCTCAACCAGATGCCGGGGACGCAGACCCTGCGCGCCCAGGCCGAGGGCGACATCTTCGCCTCCTACGGCCGGACGGCCGACATGGAGTCCTGGCTGTCCGACACGACGTACACGCATGTCACGCTGACCGGCGACGGCGAGGTCGAGACCGTCGTCGTCGAGCCCGAGGTCGACGCGATCGCCGGCGCCACGCCGGAAGCCCCCGCCGAGGGCGCCGCGCCCGAGGAGACGGCCGCTGAGCCCGCCGCCGACGCGCCGGGCCGCAGCCCCGTCGGGTCGGATCTCTGGCTCGACGAGTACCAGCAGAAGGACCTTCTCATCGCCCCGCTGCAGCTGCCGGCGGAGATGAGCGTGCTGGTCGCCGCCGACGGCACCGCACCCGCCCCGAGCAGGGTGACGGTGACGTGGCCGCTGCAGACCTCGACGCCGTGGGCGGGTCCGCTCATCGTCGGCGGAGCCATCCTCATGGTGGTCGGCGTGTTCCTCTACATCCTCGGCATCCGTCACGCCCGCCGTAAGCGCGGGCCGCGCCGCAAGGGGCTGCCGCTGCCGGTGACCGAGCCGATCGACATCGCGATCGACGGCGACGACAAGGGCGTCATCAGCAGCTCGCCCACGTCGCGTCGCGCCGTGGCGAGCGGCCGGCGTGCGTTCGCGGTGCTGCCGGTCGTCGCCGTCTCGGCATTGCTGTTCACGGGCTGCTCCGCCGACGCCTGGCCGCAGCTCGCCCCCTCGCCGACGCCGTCCCCGACGGCGACGGTCATCGCCCCGGAAGGCCAGCAGGCCCCCGCGGTCACCAAGGCGCAGGCCGAGCGGATCCTGACCCGCATCGCGTCGACGGTCGCCGAAGCCGACGCGGCGCTCGACGGGGACCTCGCCGACACACGCCTCGAGGGCGCGGCACTGGCCGCCCGCGACACGTTCTACAAGCTGCGCGCCTCCCTCCCGGAGTACCCGGCTCCGGCGCCCATCCTCTCCAAGCCGCTCGAGATCATCCTTCCCCAGGCCTACGACGGCTGGCCCCGCTCGGTGATCGCGGTCGCCGACGACGAGGAGTCGAAGACGTCGAGCATCATGGTGCTGACGCAGCAGGATCAGTGGGCCGACTACAAGCTCGGCTATGTCGGGAGCCTCGAGGCCTCGACCTCGCTGCCGGACCTGGCGCCCTCGTACATCGGCGCGCCGGCGGTCGAGCCCGACTCTCCCTTCCTCGTGATGCCGCCCGACCAGATCGCCGCCGCGTACGCGGACATCATCAACCAGGGTGAGGCGAGCCAGTTCTACGACCTGTTCGAGGTCGAGGGCGACCAGCTGCGGACCAGCATCGATGCCGACCGGCAGCGGCGCCTCGAGGACTTCAACAAGACCGCCGCCTCGACCGGAAAACTCGAGTTCTCCTCCGCCGCAGGACCCCAGGCGCCCTTCGCCCTGCAGACGGTCGAGAGTGGGGCGATCGTCGCAGTGAACATCAACGAGATCGACACCGCCACGCCCACGGTGGTGGAAGCGGTGATCAAGGTCGCCGACAACCCGCCCGTGAAGACGTTGGCCGGCGCCGACCAGTCGCCGACGGGGTTCGAGACCACGTACAGCGATCAGGTGTTCTTCTACGTCCCCGGTCCCGGGTCGAACGAGAAGATCCGCCTGCTCGGTTACTCATCCGACATTCTCGATGCGAGGATTCTTCCGTGA